ACCAGGCGCCGCACCTCGTGCTTCACCTCTTTCCAGGGCATGAACAGGGGCTTCGGCAGGCCCCAATCCAGGTAGGCCCCAGCGGGATTCACGGACACCACTTTCAAGAAGCACACCTCACCACCCAGGGCCATGGGCGGGCGGCGATAGGCCACCAGACGGCCCTCGTCCTCCCGGTAGGCAAAGACCCGCAGGACCTGGCCTGGTTCCAGGGTCGGGGGCACTTGTTCGAGAGGCAGCAGGATCGGCCCCTCGGGACTGCCATCCAGCCAAGCGCCTCCCGACTCCAGGCGGAGGACCTTCAAGTCGTTCAGGGTGCCAAGGGTGGTCATCCGATCATCCGACGCAGCTTAGAGGGGCCAGATGGAGACGAGCACCAGGGGCGTGGTGCCGAAGGAGGCGCGCACGCCCAGCTTCGCACCGGGTGCTTCGGTGGCGGCGGGGCTATTTCCGAGACGGAGGCAGTCCCGGGGCTCGAGCTCCACCGCGAGGGGATCCACCCGGACGGGGCCCCAGGGCGCGAAGAGCAGGGTGGTTGGGGCCACGGTGATGGTGGTGGCCTCGGTGCCCAGGTTGAGCCACGCCATGGTGACCTTCACCCGGCTGGGATCGCTGATGACCCCCAAATCCACACAGGGCCCCTGGATGAGCGTGGCGTTCACGGGCACATCCCCGGCAAAGGCCACCACCTGGCCGGGGTGTTTGAGCCGCTGACGGCCCTGGCCATCGATGTCGAGGATGAGCCCCGATCCCTCCAGCAGGGTCAGCAGGCGCGCGCGGCCCGGGAAGTGCGAGAAGGGCCCCGAGGCTTCCACCCGCGCCGAGCTCACCCGCCACAGGAACGGATCCGACAGGCTTGCTCCCGCCGGTTCGATGGCGAGCTCGGTGGTGCTGCCACCCCCATCCTTCCAGGGCATGACGCGGTAGTCGGAGGGGCGGAGATGCAGCATGAAGACAGCTTCTCATGGCGGGAGAAGTGCGGGCGCTCCCGCGGTGCTGCTAGCATCCCCGCATGGTTCTCGGCGGGGGCGGGCATCGGAGGTTGGCCGGGGCGCTGGCGGTGCTCCTGCTGGGCACCGCCTGTTCCAGGACGCCCCGCCGCCTGCCGGAGCGTCCCCGTGCCGCACCCGCTTCCAGCCGGGCCCTCCCGCGCCTGGGCTATACGCTGCAGGCGGGAGCCTTCGCCAAAGTGGAGAACGCCGCCCGGTTTTCGGAGTCGCTGCAGGCGCAGGGGCTTGAGGCTGCCTACTACGCTTCGGGCGATGGCCTCTACCGGGTGCGCTTCGGCGATTTCGCCACCAAGGAGAAGGCTCGAGCCCGGGGCGAAGCCCTGAAGGCCGCCGGTGTCATCGAAGCCTACTGGGTCGTGGCTCCGGATGGTTCCGCTCCGGCAGCTCCCGGGCCGGTTCATCTGCGCCCGACGGATGAGCGGGGCCTTCGGGCCGGCCTGGTGGATTCGGCCAGGGGCTATCTGGGGGTGCCCTACCTGTTTGGGGGCACGACGGAGCGGGGCTTCGACTGCAGCGGTCTGACAGGGGCTGTGTACCAGCTGAATGGGTTGAGATTGCCCCGTTCCTCCCAGGCTCAGTACGAGGCGGGAAATGCGGTGAGTCTCGAGGAGGCCCAGCCGGGGGACCTCCTGTTCTTCGCCACAGGGGGCGGGGGCCGGGTGAGTCATGTGGGACTGTACCTGGGGCAGGGGGCTTTCATCCACGCCCCCCGTTCGGGCCAGAGCATCCGGCAGGACAATCTCGGGGATCGCTACTACCGCAAGGCTTTGGTGGGTGTCCGGACCTACCTATAGGGGGCGATCTGGATTATTTTTGGCCGATCATCGATTTTTTGAAAATTGCTGGCAGAAAAGTCCTACACTGGCAGTTGCCCGTCAGTTGCACGGGTATCTAAAAGCGTTGCTGCCTCGCCTGGAAGGGACATCGCATTCACATCCAGGACGAAGAAAGCAGGAAAAATCATGGCTCAAGGCACCGTCAAGTGGTTCAACGCCGAAAAGGGTTTCGGATTCATCACCCCCGACGAGGGTGGTGCGGACCTGTTCGTGCATCACTCCGCGATCGAAACCACGGGTTTCCGCACCCTGGATGAGAATCAGCGCGTCAGCTTCAATGTGGGACAGGGCCAGAAGGGCCCCCAGGCGACCAACGTCACCAAGATCTGAATCTGATTTCTCCCGGGGGTCCCGCGCTGCGCGCACACCCCCGGGACCCCCAGCAAAAGCCCGGCATAGCCGGGCTTTTGCTTTGTCTCCTGTGCGGAGAGATCGGGAAGCCCGCGGTCCGCCCGCGCTTTTGGCATCCCTTTGGCGGTAGTCCTCTGTCCCGGCCGCTGGCTGGGCGAGAGGTGCCCAATGGATCCTGGATACTATGTCTCCGCTGGCAGCTTGAAGGCTCGGGCCTTCCAGCTGGATGTGGTGGCGAACAACCTGGCGAACGCGGCCACGGTGGGCTACAAGCCCGATCAGCCCTTCTTCGCCGTGTTCAACAAGGCCGCGGGCAGCGGCCGGAAGTTGCCCTTGAGCGGGTATCTGAACGATGGCGTGGTCTTCGCCGAAACCGGTGTGATCACGGAGCAGGGCAACCTGCGGGCCACGGGCCGACCCCTGGACGTGGCGATTGAAGGCAACGCCTTCCTGAGCCTCAGCACGCCCAATGGCGTCCGGGTTACTCGGGATGGTCGTTTGCAGATGGGAACCGACGGTCAGCTCCAGGCCATGGATGGCAACCCGGTTCTGGGCAAAAATGGCCAACCCATCAAGGTGGACCCCAAGAACGGCAGCGTGTCGATCTCTACCGATGGCACTGTCCAGCAGAACGGCCAGGCCCTGGGCCAGCTGGATCTGAAGGCCTACGAAAAGCCGGGCGCGCTGAAGCGCACGGGGGCATTGCGCTTTGACCCCACGGGCGCTGCGGAGGCGCCGGTGAAGGGCACCGTCACCCAGGGGCATCTGGAGCAGAGCGCCGTGGATACGGCCTCGACCATGGTGGAGATGATCCGGCTCAACCGGCTCTACGAAATGAGCCTGAAGGTGGCTTCGACCCTCAGCAATGACCTGGATTCCCGCTCCATCAACGACATTGCCATCGCCCGGTAGGTTCCAGTTTCCGGCTTTCAGTCTTCAGTCGTCAGAGACATGATCAGGAGGTTTTTATGATGCGTGCGATGTGGTCGGCGGCAGCTGGCATGAATGTCCAGCAGTTCAACATGGACACCATCTCCAACAACCTGGCGAACGTGAACACCACGGGCTTCAAGAAGGCCCGGGCCGAGTTCCAGGATCTGCTCTACCAGACCGTGAATCTGGCGGGCACCAGCTCAAGCAACACCAGCACCATTCCCGCCGGCATCCAGCTGGGCCACGGCGCCAAGCTGCAGAGCCTCATGCGGCAGTACAGCACCGGCAACATGCGCCAGACCACCAACCGCTTCGACATGGCCATCGAGGGCGACGGCTTCTTCCGGGTGACCCAGCCCGATGGCACCCTGGCCTACACCCGCGATGGCAGCTTCACCACGGATCAGAACGGTGCCCTGGTGAATGCCGCGGGTTACCTGCTGGATCCTCAGATCACCATTCCCCAGGACGCGCAGAGCGTGACCATCGCCCCGGACGGCACCGTGAGCGTCACCCAGACCGGCCAGACCCAGCCTCAGCAGGTGGGCCAGATCACCATTTCCCACTTCATCAATCCTTCGGGCCTGAACCAGCTGGGACGCAACCTGATGCAGCCCACCCTGGCCAGCGGCGATGCCATCGACGCCACCCCGGGCACGGACGGCGTGGGCACCATCAACCAGGGCTTCCTGGAGGTTTCCAACGTGGATGTGGCCGAGGAGATGGTGAACATGATCATCGGGCAGCGGGCCTACGAGGCGAACTCGAAGACCATCCAGACGGTCGACAACATGCTCAGCCTCGTGAACAACCTGAAGCGGTAATCCCATGCGCGCTGCTGCCCTGTTCCTCTGCACCATGGCCCTTTTCGGCCAGGCTCCGGTGTCTCCGGCGGAACGCCTGGCCGAAACAGCTCTGGCCTTCGCCCAGGCCGAGGCTGCGAAGTTGGGTGGCGAGCATAGCTTCAAGGTGGCCCAGCCACCCCGGGTGCCCATGGTGCAGCCCGGAGAACTGGTGTTTGAAGCCACCCATATCAGCAAGCGCGAGCCCTTGGGCCGGTTCTTCGTGGTGGTGGCCTACAAGGTGAACGGCGAACGGGTGGGCGTCACCCGGGTGGATCTGGAAGGCAAGTGGGTGGGCACGGTGTTGCGCGCCAAGGGCGACCTGACCCGGCAGACTGAGCTCACAGCGGAACAAGTCGAACCCAGTCCCTTCGAGGGGGTTCCCCCGGAGGGCGCCCTGACTGAAGTGCCCGAGGGGCAGCGCCTCATGAGATCCGTCGTGTCGGGCAAGATCCTGACCCGGGCCGACCTGGAAGCGATTCCGCTGATCCAGTCCGGGGACAAGGTCCGCCTGACAGCCACCCACGAGGCCCTGACGGTCACGGTGGAAACCACGGCCCGCAGCCGGGCGGGGTTGAATGACCGGGTGCGTCTGGAGGCCCCGGGGGCCCGTCGGCAGGTGACGGGCATCGTCACGGGCCCGGGCGAGGCGCGGCTCCAGTAGACGCGAATCACAGGATCTTTGCTTGGCCGGAGTGGCATTCGACCCTATTCTGGACCCTTGCGCTAGGAGGAGCCCATGGCTCACGAACACGGTCCGGATTGCAACCACGATCACGACGATTCCTTCGAAATCGAAGTCGTTGAGCTCGAAGACGAGAATGGCGAAAAGGAAGAGTTCGCGATCCTGGAAGAGCTCGAATTCGAGGGCCGCAACTTCGCCATCCTGGCGCCGCTCGCCGAGCTGCAGGCCCAGGAGGAAGGCACTGCGGATCCCGAGGCTGGTCTGAGCCTGGAGATCTTCGAGGTGAAGGACGACATGTTCACGCCCCTCGAGGATGAAGAACTGGCCGAGCGCCTCATGAAGCACCTCGACGAGCAGGAAGCCAAGCTGAAGGCCGAGGAAGAGAAGGACTGACAAGCCCTCCTCATGGTTGTTCCGGGCCCCCGGTCCTTCGGGGGCCCGGTTCTGTACCCTGGCTGGCCAGGGCCTGTTTCAAAGTGGGGCGCCTCCGTCCCCAACAGAAAGGGCCCCCCATTCGCGCCAGCATGCCGTTGATCCCAGGGATGAGTGCCGAGGCCCGCTGGCGCGGCCGGATGGCCCTTACCTGCCGCGGGCCGTGGCTTTTTCTGCTTTGATGGAGCCATGCCATCCCCATTCACGTGTCTTCTGGCCCTCGCCTCTTTGGCTTCTTCCAGTGTGTGCGCGGGCCCCAAACCCGAACTCAAGGCGAAATCGTTCCTCCTGTTCGCGGGCACCTACACCCAGAAGGAGAGCAAGGGCATTTACGCCTGGCGGTTCAATGCCGCCACGGGCGAGGTCGAGGCCCTTGGCCTCGCGGCGGAAACCGTGAACCCCTCTTTCCTGGTGCTGCATCCCAACGGGAAAACTCTCTACGCCGTGAACGAGGTGGATTCCTTTCAGGGCCAGAGGAGCGGCGCCGTGAGCGCCTTCAGCGTGGACCGGGCCACCGGCCGTTTGGCCCTTCTGAACCAAGTGGCAAGCGGAGGGGCCGATCCCTGTCACCTGGCCCTGGATCGAAGCGGGCGGCACCTCTTCGTGGCCAATTACACGGGCGGCAGTGTGGCCGTGCTGCCCCTCGAGATGGACGGCCGTCTGAAGGAAGCCTCCGACCTCGTGCAGCACGTGGGCACGGTGGTGGATCCCAAGCGCCAAGGCGCGCCGCACGCCCATGCCGTCACCTTGTCACCGGATGAACGCTTCGCCTTCGTGACCGACCTGGGGCTGGATCGCATCTTCAGCTACCGATTCGATGCCACCAAAGGAACCTTGAGCCCGAATGAAGTGCCCTTCGCCCGCGTGGCGCCGGGAGCGGGGCCGCGACACTTCACGTTTCATCCTGCGGGGCGTTTGGCCTATGCCATCAATGAACTCCAGTCCTCCGTGACGGCCTTTGCCTTTGATCCGAAGTTGGGCGCCCTGCTGGAACTCCAAACCACCTCTACGCTGCCCGCCGAGGCCAAAGGTGAGAATGACTGCGCAGAAATCCTGATCCATCCCAATGGGAAATTCCTGTACGGATCCAACCGCGGCCATGACAGCCTGGCAGTCTTCGGGATCGGCCCAGGCGGGCTTATTTCACCCCTGGAGTACGTGCCCACCGGAGGCCGTACGCCGAGGCACTTCGCGATGGATCCCACCGGGGCCTACTTGTTTGCCGAGAATCAGGCGTCCAATAACGTCGTCCTGTTCCGGGTCGACGCCAAGACCGGACGCGTCACCCCCACCGGGAAAACTTTCTCCGTGGGGGCTCCCGTGTGCCTGACATTCATGAGCCTGGACTGAGACCGCGACGCGGCAGTGTCGTAACCTGGATGCATGCCGCTTGACGCTGTTTCGCTTCCTGGCCGAGTAATGTTCCTTACGGAGGATCCGGGGAAGATCCTCCGCCAGCTGGCCGGAGATGATTTGGAGCTGGCGGAGGCTCTGCCGCTGCGCGATCAGATCAGCACCGATGAGATCACGCCGGCCTTCATCTGCTATCACTTCGACGAAAAGCTGGGGGACTTTCCCTACCTGGGCCTGAAGTGCGGGGACACGTTTCCGCTGAAGGAGGGCAGCGTGCGCGCGGGCGGATTTTCCGTCAGCGTGGCGGGCAGGCGCCGGGGCAAGGGCAGCAGCCGCGAAGCGAGCCCCTATGCGGAGCTGTGCGCAGGCATCCGTCTGGTGATCGCCGAAAGCTTCGAGCGCATCTACCGTCAGAACGCCCAGAACCTGGGCCTGCTCACCAGCACGGACTTCGGCTTGATCCCGCGCATCCGCCGTGGTGAAACCATCCCTCTGGCTGAATTCACCGCGGGCCTGGATGCGGTCACCGCCGAGATCGTCCGGCGCGGGGGTCTCTTTGCCTACAACGCTGCACGGTTGGCGGGCGAGGTGGCGCCCCCGCTGCCGGAGCACGTCCACCGACCCATGACCTATGCAGAGAAGCTGCTGGCCCGGCAGGCGGTGGTGGATGCGACACGGGGTCGGATCGGTCTCGCCTCGGTGAGGCCAGGCGACGGCCTCTTCGTGCAGGCGCACTGGCGCTTCAGCCACGAGTACGTGACCCCCATGGCCGCGAGCTTCCTGGAGAAGGCCCTGGGGCCTGATGTCACGCTGCGCGATCCGGCCAGCATCCTCGCCTTCCGGGATCACCTCACCTTCCTGCACCACAGCATGAAGGCGGAGCACCGCGCCATGGGCCTGCTGACGGTGGCGGAACGTCTGAAGCCGGCGCAGGAATCCTTCTGTGCCAAACACGGCATCCGACTCCACGGCGAACTGGCGGATGGTTCTGGCAGCGAAGGCATCTGCCACGCCATCATGGCGGAGCGCTACGCCTGCCCAGGCCAGGTGGTGGTGGGCACGGATTCCCACACCCCTCACGCGGGCGCTCTGGGGTGTCTGGCCTTCGGGGTGGGCACCACGGACATTGCCTGCGCCTGGGTGACCGGGGATGTGCGCGTCACCGTGCCGCCCACGCTGCGGGTGCGCCTGAACGGGCGCCTGCGCGCTGGCGTATCCGCCAAGGACATCGTGCTCCACTTGCTGGCCCAGCCCCTCATCCGCGAAGGCGGCGCCATCGGCCACGTGATGGAGTACCAGGGTGAGGCCCTGGTGGATCTCGACACCGATGAGCGCGCCACCCTCACCAACATGGCGGCGGAGATCGGCGGTTTCACTGGGCTCATCGCCCCGGATGAGGAAACCCTGCGCTTCATCGAAGAGCGACGGGGCGTGCGGCTGGCGCTGGAGCCGTGGATGCAGGGCGATGAGGGGGCCGAGTACGCGCACACCCTGGAGGTGGATTGCGCCGCGCTGGGGCCCATGCTGGCGCGGCCCGGCGACCCTGGGAATGGCGTGGCCCTGGCCGATCTGTCGGAGCCGGTGCCCATCCACATCGCCTACCTGGGCAGTTGCACCGGGGGCAAGCGCGAGGACCTGCGGCGAGCCTACGACGTGGTGCGCAGCGCCGCAGCCGAGGGGCGCCGCGTGCCCGAGGGTGTCCAGTTCTTCGTGCAGTGCGGCAGCGAGGAAGTGCGCCGCCACGCGGTGGCGCAGGGCTGGATGGCGGCCTTCGAGGCCGTGGGGGCCATCGTGTTGGGCAGCTCCTGCGGGGCCTGCATCAACGCGGGGCCCGGCGTGTCCACCCATCCCGACCAGGTCACCATCAGTGCCATCAACCGGAACTTCCCGGGCCGCAGCGGCCCCGGCCAGATGTGGCTGGCCAGCCCCGCGACGGTGGCCGCCAGCGCCCTCGCTGGGCACATCGTGGGGGCCTGATCTCGAAAGCCCTGGGAACATTCGCGGCGGGCCAGCTAAGGTGGAGGACCGGCTTTTGACATGGGCCGGTTCCGGAGACCTTGCCATTCATGAGAATCCTCAGCCTAGCCACCATGGTCCTCGCTTCGGGTTGGGTGTGGGCCGACACGCCAGATACGAGCCCTGCGACTCCCGACGCGGTGACCGCGGGGCGGTCGCAGACCTCCGTCCAGATGGATTCTCCGGCGGATCCGGATCGCTTCGGCAACCTGCCAAGGTTGGTTTGGGATGATGCGGGCCGTGTGGTCACGGCCCCGGCCCGGTGGGACTCATCGGACTGGCTGAAGGCCGGAGGCGCGGTGTTGGCGATTGGAACCGCCCTGGCGCTGGACCGCTCCACCGAACAGGAGATGGCCAAGCACCGCACCGCCTCCGCCGATCGCTTCGCCAAGGCCGTGCAGAACCTCGGTGGCACGCCCAGCGTGCTCATCGCCGGAGGTACCTGGCTGGCGGGCGTGGCCTTCAAGGACCCCGAGATCCGCGCCACGGGGGTCGATACCATGGCCACCATGGGCATCGCCCAGCTGCTCCTGGCCATTCCGCTGAAGGAAATCACAGGCCGGTCCCGGCCCTCGGCGGACAAGGGCACCCACGACTTCCATCCCTTTGGCGGTGGTCAATCCTTCCCCTCGGGGCACACCACTCAGGCCTTCGCGCTGGCTTCGGTCCTTGCCGAGCATGCGGATACGCCCTGGGTGTCGGGCCTGAGCTACGGCCTGGCGGGCCTGGTGGGCGTGGCCCGCATCGAGCAGCGCCAGCATTTCCTGTCCGATGTGGTGGCCGGTGGCCTCATTGGCACCTTCGTGGGCAAGACCGTGGTCCGCTACAACCAGTCCCGCCGCAGCGACGCCGGGTCCAAGCTGGCCATGAGCTTC
This sequence is a window from Geothrix sp. PMB-07. Protein-coding genes within it:
- a CDS encoding HutD family protein, giving the protein MLHLRPSDYRVMPWKDGGGSTTELAIEPAGASLSDPFLWRVSSARVEASGPFSHFPGRARLLTLLEGSGLILDIDGQGRQRLKHPGQVVAFAGDVPVNATLIQGPCVDLGVISDPSRVKVTMAWLNLGTEATTITVAPTTLLFAPWGPVRVDPLAVELEPRDCLRLGNSPAATEAPGAKLGVRASFGTTPLVLVSIWPL
- a CDS encoding C40 family peptidase; protein product: MVLGGGGHRRLAGALAVLLLGTACSRTPRRLPERPRAAPASSRALPRLGYTLQAGAFAKVENAARFSESLQAQGLEAAYYASGDGLYRVRFGDFATKEKARARGEALKAAGVIEAYWVVAPDGSAPAAPGPVHLRPTDERGLRAGLVDSARGYLGVPYLFGGTTERGFDCSGLTGAVYQLNGLRLPRSSQAQYEAGNAVSLEEAQPGDLLFFATGGGGRVSHVGLYLGQGAFIHAPRSGQSIRQDNLGDRYYRKALVGVRTYL
- a CDS encoding cold-shock protein, with the translated sequence MAQGTVKWFNAEKGFGFITPDEGGADLFVHHSAIETTGFRTLDENQRVSFNVGQGQKGPQATNVTKI
- a CDS encoding flagellar hook-basal body protein, which encodes MDPGYYVSAGSLKARAFQLDVVANNLANAATVGYKPDQPFFAVFNKAAGSGRKLPLSGYLNDGVVFAETGVITEQGNLRATGRPLDVAIEGNAFLSLSTPNGVRVTRDGRLQMGTDGQLQAMDGNPVLGKNGQPIKVDPKNGSVSISTDGTVQQNGQALGQLDLKAYEKPGALKRTGALRFDPTGAAEAPVKGTVTQGHLEQSAVDTASTMVEMIRLNRLYEMSLKVASTLSNDLDSRSINDIAIAR
- the flgG gene encoding flagellar basal-body rod protein FlgG, producing the protein MMRAMWSAAAGMNVQQFNMDTISNNLANVNTTGFKKARAEFQDLLYQTVNLAGTSSSNTSTIPAGIQLGHGAKLQSLMRQYSTGNMRQTTNRFDMAIEGDGFFRVTQPDGTLAYTRDGSFTTDQNGALVNAAGYLLDPQITIPQDAQSVTIAPDGTVSVTQTGQTQPQQVGQITISHFINPSGLNQLGRNLMQPTLASGDAIDATPGTDGVGTINQGFLEVSNVDVAEEMVNMIIGQRAYEANSKTIQTVDNMLSLVNNLKR
- the flgA gene encoding flagellar basal body P-ring formation chaperone FlgA, yielding MRAAALFLCTMALFGQAPVSPAERLAETALAFAQAEAAKLGGEHSFKVAQPPRVPMVQPGELVFEATHISKREPLGRFFVVVAYKVNGERVGVTRVDLEGKWVGTVLRAKGDLTRQTELTAEQVEPSPFEGVPPEGALTEVPEGQRLMRSVVSGKILTRADLEAIPLIQSGDKVRLTATHEALTVTVETTARSRAGLNDRVRLEAPGARRQVTGIVTGPGEARLQ
- a CDS encoding DUF1292 domain-containing protein — its product is MAHEHGPDCNHDHDDSFEIEVVELEDENGEKEEFAILEELEFEGRNFAILAPLAELQAQEEGTADPEAGLSLEIFEVKDDMFTPLEDEELAERLMKHLDEQEAKLKAEEEKD
- a CDS encoding lactonase family protein, which codes for MPSPFTCLLALASLASSSVCAGPKPELKAKSFLLFAGTYTQKESKGIYAWRFNAATGEVEALGLAAETVNPSFLVLHPNGKTLYAVNEVDSFQGQRSGAVSAFSVDRATGRLALLNQVASGGADPCHLALDRSGRHLFVANYTGGSVAVLPLEMDGRLKEASDLVQHVGTVVDPKRQGAPHAHAVTLSPDERFAFVTDLGLDRIFSYRFDATKGTLSPNEVPFARVAPGAGPRHFTFHPAGRLAYAINELQSSVTAFAFDPKLGALLELQTTSTLPAEAKGENDCAEILIHPNGKFLYGSNRGHDSLAVFGIGPGGLISPLEYVPTGGRTPRHFAMDPTGAYLFAENQASNNVVLFRVDAKTGRVTPTGKTFSVGAPVCLTFMSLD
- a CDS encoding aconitase family protein, which translates into the protein MFLTEDPGKILRQLAGDDLELAEALPLRDQISTDEITPAFICYHFDEKLGDFPYLGLKCGDTFPLKEGSVRAGGFSVSVAGRRRGKGSSREASPYAELCAGIRLVIAESFERIYRQNAQNLGLLTSTDFGLIPRIRRGETIPLAEFTAGLDAVTAEIVRRGGLFAYNAARLAGEVAPPLPEHVHRPMTYAEKLLARQAVVDATRGRIGLASVRPGDGLFVQAHWRFSHEYVTPMAASFLEKALGPDVTLRDPASILAFRDHLTFLHHSMKAEHRAMGLLTVAERLKPAQESFCAKHGIRLHGELADGSGSEGICHAIMAERYACPGQVVVGTDSHTPHAGALGCLAFGVGTTDIACAWVTGDVRVTVPPTLRVRLNGRLRAGVSAKDIVLHLLAQPLIREGGAIGHVMEYQGEALVDLDTDERATLTNMAAEIGGFTGLIAPDEETLRFIEERRGVRLALEPWMQGDEGAEYAHTLEVDCAALGPMLARPGDPGNGVALADLSEPVPIHIAYLGSCTGGKREDLRRAYDVVRSAAAEGRRVPEGVQFFVQCGSEEVRRHAVAQGWMAAFEAVGAIVLGSSCGACINAGPGVSTHPDQVTISAINRNFPGRSGPGQMWLASPATVAASALAGHIVGA
- a CDS encoding phosphatase PAP2 family protein; translation: MRILSLATMVLASGWVWADTPDTSPATPDAVTAGRSQTSVQMDSPADPDRFGNLPRLVWDDAGRVVTAPARWDSSDWLKAGGAVLAIGTALALDRSTEQEMAKHRTASADRFAKAVQNLGGTPSVLIAGGTWLAGVAFKDPEIRATGVDTMATMGIAQLLLAIPLKEITGRSRPSADKGTHDFHPFGGGQSFPSGHTTQAFALASVLAEHADTPWVSGLSYGLAGLVGVARIEQRQHFLSDVVAGGLIGTFVGKTVVRYNQSRRSDAGSKLAMSFTPMIQPGGYGVSLALKF